From one Cucurbita pepo subsp. pepo cultivar mu-cu-16 chromosome LG17, ASM280686v2, whole genome shotgun sequence genomic stretch:
- the LOC111778963 gene encoding basic 7S globulin 2-like yields the protein MATPLFFVFFTFSLLPFPFLSLQTAFIAPIHKDHNSGLYSISVHVKTPLRPANLHLDLGGAFSWIDCYNHYNSSSYRLVKCNSPLSDSFNHRVCSSCIQAPTSICANDAIFSDVYPEKPSIRDEYVDYLNPKLTDSENVVTDVLALSTTDGSRSGLLRRISNMPFACVKTNFLRGLARNVIGLAALGRANESIPLTISAKFNSPRIFAICLSGTRLGSGVAFIGSKGPYVFSPNVDLSKSLIYTPLLFNPQSGSIYTNWLPSYEYYIGLSAIRINNEAVRFNTSLLQFEPVHGRGGAKISTSTTYALLESSIYRAFATAFMKEAAMLNFTLANAVEPFGVCFEGSSVAMTAAGPRAPVVYLEMEKGKVVWKLGGRNSMVRIKKLGVDLWCLGYVNGGEFPRTPIVIGGLQMEDHLLQFDLEKHRFGFTSSALLQGTSCSKFNFSSSDNLL from the coding sequence ATGGCGACGCCtctgttcttcgtgttcttcactttctctctccttccctttccatttctctctctccaaacAGCCTTTATCGCTCCCATTCACAAAGATCACAACTCCGGCCTCTACTCCATCTCCGTCCACGTTAAAACTCCCCTCCGTCCGGCCAATCTCCACCTCGATCTCGGCGGCGCCTTCTCCTGGATCGACTGCTACAACCACTATAACTCTTCCTCTTACCGTCTCGTCAAATGCAATTCTCCTCTCTCCGATTCTTTCAACCACCGCGTTTGCAGCTCCTGTATCCAAGCCCCAACGTCAATCTGCGCTAACGACGCCATTTTCTCCGACGTCTACCCCGAGAAACCCTCGATTCGAGACGAATACGTTGATTACCTTAACCCGAAGCTCACGGATTCCGAGAATGTAGTCACCGATGTTCTTGCTCTGTCCACCACCGACGGTTCCCGTTCCGGCTTACTCCGTCGAATTTCTAACATGCCGTTTGCCTGTGTGAAGACAAATTTCCTCCGAGGACTTGCTCGGAATGTAATTGGCCTGGCGGCGCTCGGCCGTGCGAACGAATCGATTCCGTTGACGATTAGTGCGAAATTCAATAGCCCTAGAATCTTCGCGATTTGTTTATCGGGAACGAGATTAGGATCTGGTGTAGCGTTTATCGGATCTAAAGGACCGTACGTATTTTCCCCCAATGTTGATCTCTCCAAATCCCTAATTTACACTCCATTGCTCTTCAATCCCCAAAGCGGCTCAATCTACACGAATTGGTTGCCGTCTTACGAGTATTACATTGGACTCTCCGCCATCAGAATCAACAACGAGGCGGTGCGATTCAACACTTCCTTGTTGCAGTTTGAGCCAGTTCACGGCCGCGGCGGAGCGAAGATCAGCACCTCCACTACCTACGCTCTGCTCGAGAGCTCTATTTACAGAGCATTCGCGACGGCGTTTATGAAGGAAGCGGCTATGTTGAACTTCACGTTGGCGAATGCGGTGGAGCCGTTCGGCGTGTGCTTTGAGGGGAGCAGCGTTGCGATGACGGCGGCGGGACCGAGGGCGCCGGTGGTGTATTTGGAAATGGAGAAGGGGAAAGTGGTGTGGAAATTGGGGGGAAGGAATTCGATGGTGAGGATTAAGAAGCTGGGAGTGGATTTGTGGTGCTTAGGATATGTTAATGGCGGGGAGTTCCCGAGGACGCCGATCGTGATCGGAGGTCTGCAAATGGAGGATCATTTGTTGCAGTTCGATCTTGAAAAGCATAGATTTGGGTTTACTTCGTCGGCGTTGCTGCAAGGGACTTCGTGTTCTAAGTTCAACTTCAGTTCTTCCGACAATTTGTTATAA
- the LOC111778217 gene encoding 40S ribosomal protein S19-1-like, with product MVVYVAYNSYTMHNYEQVELPPWTDIVKTARFKELAPYDPDWYYVRAASMARKIYLRGGLGVGAFKRIYGGSKRNGSRPPHFCESSGAIARHILQQLQEMNIVDVDPKGGRRITSSGRRDLDQVAGRIVVAP from the exons ATGGTGGTCTACGTGGCTTACAATTCTTATACAATGCATAATTACGAGCAGGTTGAACTTCCACCATGGACCGACATTGTTAAGACTGCAAGATTCAAAGAGCTTGCTCCTTATGACCCCGACTGGTATTACGTGAGAGCTG CATCCATGGCAAGGAAGATCTACTTGAGGGGAGGTCTTGGTGTGGGAGCATTCAAGAGGATTTATGGTGGAAGCAAGAGGAATGGTAGTCGTCCTCCACACTTCTGCGAAAGCAGCGGTGCCATCGCCCGTCACATTTTACAACAATTGCAAGAGATGAACATCGTTGATGTTGACCCAAAGGG TGGAAGGAGAATTACTTCGAGCGGACGACGGGATCTTGATCAAGTCGCTGGCCGGATTGTTGTTGCCCCTTGA
- the LOC111779367 gene encoding pentatricopeptide repeat-containing protein At4g02820, mitochondrial isoform X1 — MLRSPRLYLATAARRFSGEAYAAAVENTTLEAASGSSGTSGGGRDTLGRRLMSLAFPKRSAVIAIRKWQEEGHTVRKYELNRIVRELRKLKRYKHALEICEWMTLQKDMKLLPGDYAVQLDLISKIRGLSSAEKFFVDLPDKMRGQSAYTALLHVFVQNNLSEKAEALMAKMSEFGFLKSPLSFNHMLSLHIANKRLEKVPALVQELKKNTKPDVVTYNLLLNVCTLQNDVEAAENIFLEMKNAKIEPDWVSFSTLANLYSKQQLTEKAASTLKNMEKMASKRNRISFSSLLSLYTNLGDKDGVCRIWKKMNSSFRKMNDSEYMCMISSLVKLDKLEEAEKLYTEWESVSGTGDTRVPNILLAAYINKNQTKQAESFYDRMTLKGIVPSYTTWELLTWGYLKENQMEKVLQFFKNAVGSVKKWNADERLVKGVCKRLEEQGNFEGAEQLLIILRNAGHVDTEIYNSLLRTYAKAGKMPLIVAERMEQDNVQLNEESRELLKLTSKMCVSEVSSTFYHEAQKTNETD, encoded by the exons ATGCTCCGTTCTCCAAGGCTATATCTAGCGACGGCCGCCCGCCGATTTTCCGGCGAAGCCTACGCGGCGGCGGTGGAGAACACTACACTTGAAGCCGCCTCCGGCAGCTCTGGCACAAGCGGTGGTGGTCGAGACACGCTAGGGCGAAGGCTTATGAGCCTCGCTTTCCCCAAACGTAGCGCCGTGATTGCCATTCGCAAATGGCAAGAAGAAGGCCACACTGTTCGCAAGTACGAGCTCAATCGCATCGTTCGGGAGCTTCGCAAGCTTAAGCGCTACAAGCACGCACTCGAG ATATGTGAATGGATGACTTTACAGAAAGATATGAAGCTGCTACCTGGTGATTATGCAGTTCAGCTGGATTTGATTTCAAAAATCCGCGGCCTGAGTAGTGCAGAAAAGTTTTTTGTGGATCTCCCTGATAAAATGAGAGGTCAATCTGCCTACACAGCTCTTCTTCACGTGTTTGTGCAAAATAATCTATCTGAAAAAGCTGAGGCTCTAATGGCGAAAATGTCTGAATTTGGTTTCTTGAAAAGTCCTCTTTCTTTCAACCACATGCTATCTCTTCACATCGCGAACAAGCGACTAGAGAAGGTTCCTGCTCTGGTTCAAGAATTAAAGAAGAACACCAAACCAGATGTGGTAACATACAATCTTTTGTTGAATGTTTGCACTTTGCAAAATGATGTTGAAGCTGCAGAAAACATTTTCCTTGAGATGAAGAACGCAAAGATCGAACCGGATTGGGTATCGTTCAGCACATTAGCTAACTTGTATTCCAAACAACAACTTACTGAAAAAGCAGCATCTACTTTGAAGAATATGGAGAAAATGGCATCTAAACGAAACAGAATTTCGTTTTCATCGCTTCTTAGCTTATATACCAATTTGGGGGATAAGGATGGAGTTTGCAGGATATGGAAAAAGATGAACTCATCCTTCCGCAAGATGAATGATAGCGAGTATATGTGCATGATATCATCTCTTGTGAAACTTGACAAGCTCGAGGAAGCTGAGAAACTCTACACCGAATGGGAGTCGGTTTCTGGGACGGGTGATACTCGGGTTCCAAATATATTGCTTGCAGCATATATCAACAAAAACCAAACGAAACAAGCTGAGAGTTTCTATGATCGAATGACGCTTAAAGGAATCGTACCATCTTACACTACTTGGGAGCTCCTCACATGGGGTTATCTGAAAGAGAATCAGATGGAGAAAGTGCTGCAGTTCTTCAAGAATGCTGTTGGCAGTGTGAAGAAATGGAACGCGGATGAGAGGCTGGTTAAAGGAGTGTGTAAGCGACTCGAAGAGCAGGGTAACTTCGAAGGGGCGGAGCAGCTGTTGATTATTCTTAGGAATGCTGGTCATGTGGATACTGAGATATACAATTCTCTATTGCGGACATATGCAAAAGCTGGTAAAATGCCACTAATAGTTGCTGAAAGAATGGAACAGGACAATGTTCAGTTGAATGAAGAGTCTCGTGAGCTTCTAAAGTTGACCAGCAAGATGTGTGTGAGTGAAGTTTCAAGCACTTTTTACCACGAAGCCCAAAAAACCAACGAAACCGATTGA
- the LOC111779367 gene encoding pentatricopeptide repeat-containing protein At4g02820, mitochondrial isoform X2 produces MTLQKDMKLLPGDYAVQLDLISKIRGLSSAEKFFVDLPDKMRGQSAYTALLHVFVQNNLSEKAEALMAKMSEFGFLKSPLSFNHMLSLHIANKRLEKVPALVQELKKNTKPDVVTYNLLLNVCTLQNDVEAAENIFLEMKNAKIEPDWVSFSTLANLYSKQQLTEKAASTLKNMEKMASKRNRISFSSLLSLYTNLGDKDGVCRIWKKMNSSFRKMNDSEYMCMISSLVKLDKLEEAEKLYTEWESVSGTGDTRVPNILLAAYINKNQTKQAESFYDRMTLKGIVPSYTTWELLTWGYLKENQMEKVLQFFKNAVGSVKKWNADERLVKGVCKRLEEQGNFEGAEQLLIILRNAGHVDTEIYNSLLRTYAKAGKMPLIVAERMEQDNVQLNEESRELLKLTSKMCVSEVSSTFYHEAQKTNETD; encoded by the coding sequence ATGACTTTACAGAAAGATATGAAGCTGCTACCTGGTGATTATGCAGTTCAGCTGGATTTGATTTCAAAAATCCGCGGCCTGAGTAGTGCAGAAAAGTTTTTTGTGGATCTCCCTGATAAAATGAGAGGTCAATCTGCCTACACAGCTCTTCTTCACGTGTTTGTGCAAAATAATCTATCTGAAAAAGCTGAGGCTCTAATGGCGAAAATGTCTGAATTTGGTTTCTTGAAAAGTCCTCTTTCTTTCAACCACATGCTATCTCTTCACATCGCGAACAAGCGACTAGAGAAGGTTCCTGCTCTGGTTCAAGAATTAAAGAAGAACACCAAACCAGATGTGGTAACATACAATCTTTTGTTGAATGTTTGCACTTTGCAAAATGATGTTGAAGCTGCAGAAAACATTTTCCTTGAGATGAAGAACGCAAAGATCGAACCGGATTGGGTATCGTTCAGCACATTAGCTAACTTGTATTCCAAACAACAACTTACTGAAAAAGCAGCATCTACTTTGAAGAATATGGAGAAAATGGCATCTAAACGAAACAGAATTTCGTTTTCATCGCTTCTTAGCTTATATACCAATTTGGGGGATAAGGATGGAGTTTGCAGGATATGGAAAAAGATGAACTCATCCTTCCGCAAGATGAATGATAGCGAGTATATGTGCATGATATCATCTCTTGTGAAACTTGACAAGCTCGAGGAAGCTGAGAAACTCTACACCGAATGGGAGTCGGTTTCTGGGACGGGTGATACTCGGGTTCCAAATATATTGCTTGCAGCATATATCAACAAAAACCAAACGAAACAAGCTGAGAGTTTCTATGATCGAATGACGCTTAAAGGAATCGTACCATCTTACACTACTTGGGAGCTCCTCACATGGGGTTATCTGAAAGAGAATCAGATGGAGAAAGTGCTGCAGTTCTTCAAGAATGCTGTTGGCAGTGTGAAGAAATGGAACGCGGATGAGAGGCTGGTTAAAGGAGTGTGTAAGCGACTCGAAGAGCAGGGTAACTTCGAAGGGGCGGAGCAGCTGTTGATTATTCTTAGGAATGCTGGTCATGTGGATACTGAGATATACAATTCTCTATTGCGGACATATGCAAAAGCTGGTAAAATGCCACTAATAGTTGCTGAAAGAATGGAACAGGACAATGTTCAGTTGAATGAAGAGTCTCGTGAGCTTCTAAAGTTGACCAGCAAGATGTGTGTGAGTGAAGTTTCAAGCACTTTTTACCACGAAGCCCAAAAAACCAACGAAACCGATTGA